In the Nitrospirales bacterium LBB_01 genome, one interval contains:
- a CDS encoding response regulator, translated as MAFKLILEGKRCLLVDDFSEFRYSVKKMLQSLGATDVDDTGDGDEAIDKIALKAYDLILCDYNLGENKRDGQQILEESKHKEILKYSAIFIMITAENTMRMVMGAMEYKPDDYLTKPFTKEALLARLEKIMEKKNDFATIDKALARKDYHGALKLCNEKIQTKPKNLYELLKLKAELSITVGDYAEAESIYNQIVNIRRLPWALLGLGKALFLSTKYMEAKEIFLEIIDENRSFVEAYDWLAKVLEALGDPKEAQRMLMRALELSPKAILRQKALADIAYKNNDLATAENSYKQAVDLGKNSCFKSAKDYTGLAQVMLDKKTPDKALKILQESKTTFTNDRESNLQATLMQGLAHKDLGNETELKGAIEEANSLFSGMKGTINSEASLDIAGSFFKLGENDKASQIMQEVIRNNHDNEKVLKKAQDIFTSADMTTEGEKMIAATKREIIKVNNDGVMLVKNGKLAEAIDFFEKAAVGLPENKIINANAAQALLMYMQKFGKTDKHINQVQRYLDQIRKVDPTYKKYQELVVVYKKLTEA; from the coding sequence ATGGCATTTAAGTTAATTTTAGAAGGTAAGAGATGTCTACTGGTAGATGATTTTTCCGAGTTTCGGTATTCTGTAAAGAAAATGCTGCAATCTCTTGGCGCTACCGATGTGGACGACACAGGAGACGGAGACGAGGCTATAGATAAGATAGCCTTAAAAGCATACGATTTAATTCTTTGTGATTACAACCTTGGCGAAAACAAACGAGACGGACAGCAGATACTTGAGGAGTCTAAACACAAGGAAATCCTTAAATACTCAGCAATATTCATCATGATTACGGCAGAGAATACGATGAGAATGGTCATGGGCGCTATGGAGTATAAGCCTGATGACTATCTAACGAAGCCTTTTACAAAAGAGGCGTTGCTTGCACGGCTTGAAAAAATCATGGAAAAGAAAAATGATTTTGCAACCATAGATAAGGCCCTTGCCCGCAAGGACTACCACGGCGCTCTCAAACTATGTAATGAAAAGATTCAGACCAAGCCCAAAAATCTGTATGAATTGTTGAAGCTAAAGGCGGAGCTTTCAATAACTGTAGGGGATTATGCTGAGGCTGAGTCAATATATAATCAGATTGTAAACATAAGAAGACTCCCATGGGCGCTGTTGGGACTTGGCAAGGCGCTGTTTTTAAGCACTAAGTATATGGAGGCTAAGGAAATATTTCTTGAGATAATAGATGAGAACAGGTCATTTGTAGAAGCATACGACTGGCTGGCAAAGGTTCTGGAGGCACTTGGGGATCCAAAAGAAGCACAACGCATGTTGATGCGTGCCTTAGAACTGTCTCCAAAAGCAATTCTAAGACAGAAAGCGTTAGCTGATATCGCTTATAAGAACAATGATCTGGCTACGGCTGAGAATTCATACAAGCAAGCGGTCGATCTCGGTAAGAACTCCTGTTTCAAAAGCGCTAAGGATTACACGGGGCTGGCTCAAGTAATGCTGGACAAAAAAACTCCTGATAAGGCGCTTAAAATTCTTCAGGAGTCAAAAACTACCTTTACAAATGACAGAGAGTCAAACCTTCAGGCAACCTTGATGCAAGGGCTTGCACACAAAGACCTCGGCAATGAGACTGAGCTAAAGGGCGCTATAGAGGAGGCTAATTCTTTATTTAGCGGCATGAAGGGAACTATTAATTCTGAGGCTTCTCTTGACATTGCTGGATCATTTTTTAAATTAGGGGAAAATGACAAAGCCAGCCAAATAATGCAGGAGGTTATCAGAAACAACCACGATAATGAAAAGGTTCTAAAGAAAGCTCAGGATATCTTTACCAGCGCCGATATGACAACAGAGGGCGAGAAGATGATCGCCGCTACAAAGCGGGAAATTATAAAGGTCAATAACGATGGCGTTATGTTGGTTAAAAATGGGAAGTTGGCTGAGGCAATTGACTTCTTTGAAAAAGCTGCCGTGGGTCTACCAGAAAATAAAATTATCAATGCTAATGCCGCTCAGGCACTGCTGATGTATATGCAGAAGTTTGGTAAAACAGATAAACATATAAATCAGGTACAGCGGTATCTTGATCAGATAAGAAAGGTAGATCCTACTTATAAAAAGTACCAGGAACTCGTTGTCGTGTACAAAAAACTTACAGAGGCATAG
- a CDS encoding tetratricopeptide repeat protein, producing MISIKTIHKNYFNALLAMCLLVLTITVFYPSLGNDFVRYDDPKYVTGNPNVLKGLTVENVKWALTAHVDSNWFPVTLISHMLDVSMFGINPRRHHLTSLCLHCANTILVFFLFLCLTKSSPQAFVIAALFAVHPLRVESVAWISERKDVLSAFFFFLSLLFYVRYSASKRALYYFFAFFAFALSLTCKPMGVTLPFLALLLDFWPLRRFTNSAKSLISLTVEKLPFLMLSVISCVITIHVQKEGGSITHLPVSTAFMNAIISYVKYIYKMFIPINLCALYPLPEAVNPSVFAAALTLLIVISVICVLLIKTHPYFFTGWFWYVGTLVPAVGFVQVGVQAMADRYSYIPQLGLLLIIVMAFPAVEPSRKFLGKLYPVITAVVLVLLSVITINQSRYWKNSKALFDRAISVTENNQVMFVNLGVYLAETGTVTEGVAALKKAIAINPRFLQAHINLGTILLFQLNDVAGAKDEFSRALQISPENAAAFNGLGVAYAYMGDVDKAIELLQKAVKLAPDMEMARKNLYSAYLLKEKMSEGK from the coding sequence ATGATTTCAATCAAAACGATACATAAAAATTACTTTAACGCTCTTTTGGCAATGTGTCTTCTTGTACTAACAATTACAGTGTTTTATCCATCTTTAGGTAACGATTTTGTAAGATACGACGACCCTAAGTATGTCACCGGTAACCCAAACGTTCTAAAAGGGCTTACTGTGGAAAATGTAAAGTGGGCGCTTACCGCTCATGTTGATTCCAACTGGTTTCCCGTGACTTTAATTTCACACATGCTGGATGTGTCCATGTTTGGCATTAACCCTCGCAGACATCATCTGACAAGCCTGTGTCTCCACTGTGCTAATACGATTTTAGTGTTTTTTCTGTTTTTGTGCCTTACAAAATCCTCACCACAGGCTTTTGTAATAGCAGCCCTCTTTGCAGTTCATCCGCTGCGGGTTGAGTCTGTGGCATGGATATCGGAGCGGAAAGATGTACTAAGCGCATTTTTCTTCTTTTTATCCTTACTTTTCTATGTTCGCTATAGCGCATCAAAGAGAGCCTTGTACTACTTTTTTGCATTTTTTGCCTTTGCACTTTCACTGACTTGTAAACCCATGGGGGTAACTTTACCCTTTTTAGCGTTGCTTTTGGATTTTTGGCCTTTGAGAAGATTTACTAATTCTGCAAAATCACTAATTTCTCTTACGGTGGAGAAATTACCTTTCCTGATGCTCTCTGTTATTTCATGCGTTATAACCATACATGTCCAAAAAGAGGGCGGCTCCATAACCCATTTGCCTGTTTCCACAGCTTTTATGAATGCGATAATCTCCTATGTCAAATATATCTATAAAATGTTTATACCCATAAATTTGTGCGCACTGTATCCGCTCCCTGAGGCGGTAAATCCATCTGTCTTTGCAGCAGCTTTGACGCTGTTGATTGTTATTAGCGTCATTTGTGTTTTACTTATAAAAACACATCCATATTTCTTTACCGGATGGTTTTGGTACGTTGGAACGCTGGTTCCGGCAGTAGGATTTGTACAAGTCGGAGTACAGGCAATGGCTGACAGGTACTCTTATATACCACAGCTCGGACTTTTATTGATAATTGTTATGGCATTTCCTGCTGTTGAGCCGTCCAGAAAATTTTTAGGAAAACTGTATCCTGTTATAACTGCAGTTGTCTTAGTGCTTTTAAGTGTTATTACTATAAATCAGAGCAGGTATTGGAAAAACAGCAAGGCACTGTTTGACCGCGCTATAAGTGTGACGGAAAATAATCAGGTTATGTTTGTAAATCTGGGAGTTTATCTGGCTGAAACCGGCACTGTGACAGAGGGGGTTGCCGCACTGAAAAAGGCTATTGCCATTAATCCCCGTTTTTTACAGGCTCACATAAACCTTGGAACAATCCTCTTGTTTCAGTTAAACGATGTTGCCGGCGCTAAAGACGAATTTAGCAGGGCGCTGCAAATCAGTCCTGAAAACGCTGCAGCTTTCAACGGTCTTGGGGTTGCTTATGCTTACATGGGGGATGTTGACAAAGCAATTGAGCTTTTGCAAAAAGCCGTGAAACTTGCGCCGGATATGGAGATGGCACGGAAAAATCTGTATAGTGCCTATTTGTTAAAGGAGAAAATGTCTGAGGGAAAATAG
- a CDS encoding tetratricopeptide repeat protein has protein sequence MQYNSFRKIAGNNANTAAAVILFAASILIFLPLRHNDFVKYDDQHYITANYQIQRGLTVENVKWAATGIVDGNWFPLTAISHMADISLYGLNPAGHHLTNVLIHALNSVALFIALTALGQTVWRGGLIALLFAIHPTRVESVAWVAERKDVLCALFCFLTIYLYAGYVRRPAVIRYLTVVFSFALALMSKPMAVTLPCLLLLFDFWPLKRIKTPGDIFRFLPEKIPLFLLVLISCFITFNVQKISGAMTALPLDYRVENALLAYALYVYKLFAPVNVAVFYPLPQEISKSALLVSLLFVVTASALALLKIKSKPYIFIGWFWFLGMLVPVIGLVQVGLQQMADRYTYMPYIGLFMVIVNLSADLYDKYERFKWIFYAATVIFTVAMLSLTLKQQKYWTDSITLFKHAVEVTENNYVMYSNLGVALALRGDALGGAEALRKAIAANPQFPDSYTNLGTVYLFQLRKPKEAVRCFKKAISINPKNPDDYNGLGVVLALSGKEKESIELFDKALTLDPTHSDAAKNKMIALKSIAKKAKANQ, from the coding sequence ATGCAATATAACTCATTCAGAAAAATAGCCGGCAATAACGCCAACACGGCGGCAGCGGTTATTCTTTTTGCTGCCAGCATTTTGATATTTCTACCCTTGCGGCACAATGATTTTGTTAAATATGACGACCAGCATTATATTACGGCAAATTATCAGATTCAACGGGGTCTTACAGTGGAAAATGTCAAATGGGCGGCAACGGGAATTGTTGACGGTAACTGGTTTCCTCTTACTGCTATATCTCACATGGCAGACATTTCTCTTTATGGGTTAAACCCGGCAGGTCACCATCTTACCAACGTACTGATTCACGCGCTTAACTCAGTGGCGCTGTTTATAGCTCTTACCGCCTTAGGGCAGACAGTGTGGAGAGGAGGGCTGATAGCTCTGCTTTTTGCAATACACCCGACTCGTGTTGAGTCTGTGGCATGGGTGGCAGAGAGAAAAGACGTTCTGTGTGCATTGTTTTGTTTTTTGACAATTTACTTGTATGCCGGATATGTCAGAAGGCCTGCCGTTATAAGATATTTGACAGTTGTCTTTTCGTTTGCACTTGCCCTTATGTCAAAACCTATGGCTGTTACTCTACCTTGTTTACTGTTGTTGTTTGATTTTTGGCCACTTAAAAGGATTAAAACTCCGGGTGACATATTTAGGTTCTTACCCGAGAAAATCCCTCTTTTCTTACTCGTATTGATTTCATGCTTTATAACATTTAATGTGCAGAAAATAAGCGGCGCTATGACTGCACTGCCATTAGACTACAGAGTGGAAAACGCGCTTCTTGCGTATGCTCTATACGTGTATAAACTGTTTGCTCCTGTAAACGTAGCGGTTTTTTATCCATTACCGCAGGAAATCTCAAAGTCTGCTCTTTTGGTTTCACTTCTTTTCGTTGTGACAGCCTCAGCGCTTGCCTTATTAAAAATTAAAAGCAAACCGTATATTTTCATCGGATGGTTTTGGTTTTTGGGGATGCTTGTACCTGTAATTGGTCTTGTACAGGTAGGGCTTCAACAAATGGCAGACAGATACACCTATATGCCTTACATTGGGTTGTTTATGGTTATAGTAAATTTATCTGCTGATTTATACGACAAATATGAGCGCTTTAAGTGGATTTTTTATGCAGCAACTGTGATTTTTACCGTCGCTATGCTATCTTTAACTCTAAAACAGCAGAAATACTGGACTGACAGTATAACGCTTTTTAAACATGCCGTAGAAGTCACCGAAAATAACTACGTGATGTACTCTAATCTTGGTGTTGCACTGGCGTTAAGGGGAGATGCGCTGGGAGGCGCTGAGGCGTTAAGGAAAGCCATAGCAGCCAATCCGCAGTTTCCAGATTCTTACACAAACCTCGGTACAGTTTATTTATTTCAACTGAGAAAACCAAAAGAAGCTGTAAGATGTTTTAAAAAAGCTATAAGCATTAATCCAAAAAACCCGGACGATTACAACGGTCTTGGCGTTGTGCTGGCTTTAAGCGGTAAGGAGAAGGAGTCAATCGAGCTCTTTGACAAAGCTCTTACTCTTGACCCAACTCATAGTGACGCTGCAAAAAACAAAATGATTGCTCTTAAATCTATAGCAAAGAAAGCTAAGGCTAATCAATGA
- a CDS encoding class I SAM-dependent methyltransferase — protein sequence MSLHYSYVGTELELFNKAVNWKRYFTEKIAPFIGNNVLEVGAGIGGTTKALCHRRCHKWVCLEPDATLAAQIEQKISDGLLPSNCSVVNMFVSDVPETETYDTIIYIDVMEHIEEDFKEIEMVKRLLKRNGFLIILVPAYMMLYSEFDSNVGHYRRYNKKTLQRIIPETFKPVEILYLDSLGLLASMANRLLFRQELPSMQQINRWDKYIIPISKITDPLIKYMAGRSLLGVWQHL from the coding sequence ATGAGTTTACATTATTCTTATGTCGGCACAGAGTTGGAACTTTTTAACAAAGCTGTAAATTGGAAGAGATATTTTACAGAAAAGATAGCACCCTTTATTGGCAATAATGTATTAGAGGTGGGTGCAGGGATAGGCGGGACAACTAAAGCTCTATGCCACAGACGCTGTCATAAATGGGTTTGTCTTGAGCCGGATGCTACACTGGCTGCTCAAATTGAACAAAAAATATCCGATGGTTTATTGCCGTCTAACTGTAGTGTGGTGAACATGTTTGTATCTGATGTGCCTGAAACCGAGACATATGATACTATCATTTATATTGACGTTATGGAGCACATAGAAGAGGATTTTAAGGAAATAGAAATGGTTAAGAGATTATTGAAAAGGAACGGTTTTTTAATTATACTTGTTCCGGCATACATGATGTTATATTCGGAATTTGACAGTAACGTTGGGCATTATCGCAGGTATAACAAGAAAACCCTACAGCGAATTATACCGGAAACTTTTAAACCTGTAGAGATATTATATCTTGATTCCCTTGGATTACTTGCATCTATGGCTAACCGCTTATTATTTAGACAAGAGCTGCCGTCAATGCAACAGATAAATAGATGGGATAAGTACATTATCCCTATATCTAAAATAACTGATCCTCTGATTAAGTACATGGCTGGACGCTCACTTCTTGGCGTATGGCAACATCTTTAA
- a CDS encoding glycosyltransferase yields MTIDNKMVIVIPVFNDWDNVSLLLPLISSALSIEVNDVGNCEVLLVDDASTIAFKRDFRVEELAHIKAIKILRLKRNMGHQRAIAIGLYYVRQNLTPKAVVIMDGDGEDSPSDLPRLINTCAESSFSKIVFACRKKRSEGIVFRFFYLFYKLIFRFLTGVSIRIGNYSVIPGQLLGDVIALSDIWLHYASGIMKSHIDKTEIAVDRAKRLSGESKMNFTALIMHGIRAISVYGGVVGVRLLLFSLVVAVTCSVLILVTIFIRFFTALAIPGWATNVVMTLFVIILQTMLFILFFIFVIFQNIDYNLSFAIEKEYSYLVDNVTDLT; encoded by the coding sequence ATGACTATCGATAATAAAATGGTTATAGTAATTCCTGTATTTAATGACTGGGATAATGTCAGTTTGTTGCTGCCTCTTATCAGTTCAGCTCTGAGTATAGAAGTGAATGACGTCGGCAATTGCGAGGTTTTGCTGGTTGATGACGCCTCCACTATCGCCTTTAAGAGAGACTTTCGTGTTGAGGAGTTAGCACACATAAAGGCTATAAAAATACTGAGATTAAAAAGAAACATGGGTCACCAAAGAGCCATCGCAATTGGTTTGTATTATGTAAGACAAAACTTAACACCCAAAGCGGTGGTAATAATGGATGGAGATGGAGAGGATTCCCCGAGTGATCTACCAAGACTAATAAACACTTGTGCTGAAAGCAGCTTCAGTAAGATAGTCTTTGCTTGTAGAAAGAAAAGATCGGAGGGTATTGTTTTTAGGTTTTTTTATCTTTTCTATAAGTTGATTTTCAGATTTTTAACAGGCGTAAGTATAAGAATTGGTAATTATAGTGTTATTCCAGGTCAGTTGTTAGGGGATGTTATAGCACTATCGGACATATGGCTCCATTATGCTTCAGGGATTATGAAATCGCATATCGACAAAACAGAAATAGCCGTTGATAGAGCAAAGAGGTTAAGCGGGGAGTCAAAGATGAATTTTACTGCTCTTATAATGCACGGGATAAGGGCAATTTCTGTTTATGGAGGTGTAGTGGGAGTAAGGCTGTTGTTATTTTCTTTAGTGGTTGCTGTGACGTGTTCAGTTCTAATCTTGGTTACAATATTTATCCGGTTTTTTACGGCATTGGCCATTCCAGGATGGGCAACAAATGTTGTAATGACATTATTTGTCATCATTTTGCAAACTATGCTCTTTATTTTATTTTTTATCTTTGTAATTTTCCAAAACATAGACTATAACCTTTCTTTTGCAATTGAGAAAGAATATAGCTATCTCGTTGATAATGTAACTGATCTGACATGA
- a CDS encoding radical SAM protein gives MANILLIQPPLYKNEYCSRGSEHTLSLLPPLGLAYIAAVLLKNGHKCEIVDGIASQISLDDLCKKALSYDIVGITSVSTYALRVKQIIEMLRSKSKSIPIVVGGPHANVLPESVLNQGADYVVLGEGEFTMLELVSALENKKDVEKVNSIAFLKDGEIFKTARQAAIADMDSIPLPARDLLPMHLYKCSGARSKKQPSHSVFTSRGCPGTCTFCNKKLFGTNIRYFGVERIVEEFFLLRDKYKAKDIAIWDDNFLSNHDTVHTVCDELIRRNFNTTWSAEARIDTVNKELLTHMKAAGCDFIAYGIESGSQKVLNSMNKKITLDMVRTVVRDTQKIGIPIRGYLMMGLPNETVEDIEATIRFAIELNIDVASFTLFVPLPGTVEYIRAQKSGQFDPDYYLKKVYPEFNFPDEAIYIPEGMTSEQLLKLHRSAYNRYYLRPRVVLKNLLSIRSASDVTRYVEGGLNIIKNTLSKF, from the coding sequence ATGGCAAACATTTTATTAATACAACCACCGCTTTATAAAAATGAATATTGCAGCAGAGGTTCTGAGCACACATTGAGTCTTCTACCCCCTTTAGGACTTGCTTATATCGCAGCAGTTTTATTAAAAAACGGACACAAGTGCGAAATAGTTGATGGAATTGCCTCTCAGATTTCTTTGGACGATCTGTGTAAAAAAGCCCTGTCTTATGACATAGTCGGAATAACGTCTGTGAGCACTTATGCTTTGCGTGTTAAGCAAATTATAGAAATGCTCAGAAGTAAGTCAAAGTCAATTCCGATTGTTGTCGGAGGACCGCACGCAAATGTGCTGCCTGAGTCAGTATTAAATCAAGGCGCAGACTACGTCGTTTTGGGTGAGGGTGAGTTCACTATGCTTGAACTGGTTTCAGCTCTGGAAAATAAAAAAGATGTCGAAAAGGTAAATAGTATAGCGTTTTTAAAAGACGGTGAAATCTTTAAGACAGCACGACAAGCCGCAATTGCAGATATGGATAGTATCCCACTTCCGGCAAGAGACCTCTTGCCTATGCACCTATACAAATGCAGCGGCGCAAGATCTAAAAAGCAGCCATCTCATTCAGTTTTTACCTCAAGGGGCTGTCCCGGCACATGCACTTTTTGTAACAAAAAGTTATTTGGCACCAATATACGGTATTTTGGGGTTGAAAGGATAGTTGAAGAGTTTTTCCTCCTCAGAGATAAGTATAAAGCAAAGGATATTGCTATTTGGGACGATAATTTTCTAAGTAACCATGACACTGTTCATACCGTATGTGATGAGCTAATCAGGAGGAATTTTAATACAACATGGTCTGCTGAGGCGAGGATTGATACAGTGAATAAAGAGCTTCTTACACATATGAAAGCTGCCGGTTGTGACTTTATAGCTTATGGGATAGAATCTGGCAGCCAGAAAGTTTTAAACAGTATGAATAAAAAAATAACTCTTGATATGGTGAGAACTGTAGTGCGTGACACTCAAAAGATAGGTATTCCAATTCGCGGCTATCTTATGATGGGCTTACCCAATGAAACAGTTGAGGATATAGAGGCAACAATAAGATTTGCGATAGAGTTAAATATAGATGTGGCATCATTTACGCTGTTTGTACCGCTCCCTGGAACAGTTGAGTATATAAGGGCTCAGAAATCAGGACAATTTGACCCCGATTATTATCTGAAAAAGGTTTACCCTGAGTTTAATTTTCCTGATGAGGCCATCTATATTCCAGAGGGAATGACTTCAGAGCAGCTTTTAAAATTACACCGCAGCGCATATAACCGCTACTACCTTCGCCCAAGGGTTGTCTTAAAAAACTTGCTGTCCATAAGAAGCGCTTCTGATGTGACAAGGTACGTAGAGGGCGGTTTAAATATAATTAAAAATACCTTAAGCAAATTCTAA
- a CDS encoding NAD+ synthase gives MKTLRVALAQINPTVGDIKGNTGKIIDYIERSKTLCADIVAFPELSITGYPPEDLLLKPGFIRDNVKALKEIQKHTQGITAIIGFVDMKEDIYNAAAVFYNYNLCDVYHKLYLPNYGVFDEIRYFKQGNGLPIYEVAGCKVGVSICEDIWYPEGPPYTQALHGAEVIININASPYGLNKFKMKEAMLKTRAFDCRSFVAYLNMTGGQDELVFDGRSLIISPKGEILTTGAAFSEELIVADLDIESVFHLRLQDPRNRQKTTHSSNNFEIRHVFISDAATTSKPALSNSQKLPMDTEEAAEVYSALVMGTRDYVQKNGFRSVVIGLSGGIDSSLVAAIAVDALGKENVRGIFMPSMFTSEESRTDVYDLARRLDIAVDEIPIENIFNSYLNSLSGFFKDKPRDITEENLQARVRGNLLMAFSNKFGSMVLTTGNKSEMSVGYATLYGDMAGGFAVIKDVPKVMVYRLCNWRNRDTAVIPESVLTKAPTAELRENQKDTDSLPPYEMLDPIIEAYIENDMSFEEMTALRLDASSIKRAVSLIDRSEYKRRQSPPGVKITGRAFGKDRRFPITNGYRGV, from the coding sequence ATGAAAACGCTCAGGGTTGCCCTTGCCCAGATTAATCCCACAGTGGGGGACATTAAGGGAAATACGGGAAAAATCATTGATTACATTGAGAGGTCTAAAACACTCTGTGCTGATATTGTTGCTTTTCCTGAGCTATCCATAACCGGCTATCCCCCCGAGGATTTGCTTTTAAAGCCTGGCTTTATCAGAGATAACGTAAAGGCGCTTAAGGAAATCCAAAAACACACGCAGGGAATTACCGCCATTATCGGGTTTGTTGATATGAAAGAGGATATTTATAATGCCGCCGCCGTTTTCTATAATTACAACCTATGCGACGTTTACCATAAACTATATCTGCCCAACTACGGAGTTTTTGACGAAATCCGATACTTTAAACAGGGCAATGGGCTGCCTATTTATGAGGTGGCAGGGTGTAAGGTAGGGGTCAGCATTTGCGAGGATATATGGTATCCTGAGGGTCCTCCCTACACACAAGCCCTGCACGGAGCCGAGGTCATAATCAATATAAATGCCTCACCGTATGGCTTAAACAAGTTTAAAATGAAAGAGGCCATGCTAAAGACCCGCGCATTTGACTGTCGCTCATTTGTCGCTTACTTAAACATGACAGGCGGGCAGGATGAGCTTGTCTTTGACGGACGAAGCCTCATTATAAGCCCAAAAGGCGAAATTCTTACAACCGGAGCAGCGTTTTCTGAGGAGTTGATTGTGGCCGACCTTGATATAGAAAGCGTCTTTCACCTAAGGCTTCAGGACCCAAGAAACAGGCAAAAAACCACGCATTCTTCAAATAATTTTGAAATCAGACATGTTTTTATATCAGATGCTGCAACTACTTCTAAACCGGCTCTGTCTAATAGTCAAAAGTTGCCTATGGACACGGAAGAGGCGGCGGAGGTTTATAGCGCCCTTGTCATGGGCACACGTGACTATGTGCAAAAAAACGGGTTTCGATCCGTTGTTATAGGCTTAAGCGGAGGAATTGATTCTTCACTGGTTGCCGCAATTGCAGTGGATGCCCTTGGGAAAGAAAACGTGCGAGGGATTTTTATGCCCTCAATGTTTACATCGGAGGAGTCAAGAACTGACGTATATGATTTGGCACGGCGGCTTGATATAGCTGTTGATGAGATTCCGATAGAGAACATATTTAATTCATATCTCAATTCACTTAGCGGTTTTTTTAAAGATAAACCACGTGACATAACAGAGGAAAATTTGCAGGCAAGAGTGCGCGGAAATCTGCTTATGGCGTTTTCTAATAAATTTGGCAGCATGGTTCTAACAACCGGCAATAAGTCCGAAATGTCGGTGGGTTATGCCACTTTGTATGGAGATATGGCAGGCGGGTTTGCCGTTATCAAAGACGTGCCAAAGGTGATGGTCTATAGGCTCTGTAACTGGAGAAACAGAGACACTGCAGTAATTCCTGAGTCAGTCTTAACCAAAGCTCCGACAGCGGAGCTAAGAGAAAATCAAAAAGACACCGACAGCCTCCCTCCTTATGAAATGCTTGACCCCATCATAGAGGCATACATAGAAAACGATATGAGTTTTGAGGAGATGACAGCCCTTAGGTTAGATGCCAGCTCAATAAAAAGAGCTGTCAGTCTCATTGATAGAAGCGAATACAAGCGGAGACAGTCGCCCCCTGGAGTAAAGATAACCGGACGCGCCTTTGGTAAAGACAGACGTTTTCCCATCACTAACGGCTATCGTGGTGTGTGA
- the rsmI gene encoding 16S rRNA (cytidine(1402)-2'-O)-methyltransferase, giving the protein MKGDLYVVSTPIGNLEDITLRALRVLKEVDIIAVEDTRRTIKLLNHFDISKPMISYYREKERIRSKELIDKINDGFSAALVTDAGTPGISDPGEVLVKDAIAAGINVIAIPGATALTAALSISGLPTGRFMFAGFLSSKPSHRKKQLIELRGVDHTLVFYEAPHRIMEFLEDLLDVFGDREMSLSREITKMYEETLRGTVANVLEEIKERTIAGEYVAVVAGIEPVSVSFADALKEVKGLISAGAKRKQAVEEVSLATGISKKLLYKESLETAE; this is encoded by the coding sequence ATGAAAGGCGATCTTTATGTGGTATCCACACCAATTGGAAACCTTGAGGATATTACCCTCAGAGCGCTGAGGGTGTTGAAAGAGGTGGACATCATTGCGGTTGAGGATACAAGACGTACTATAAAACTCTTAAACCACTTTGACATCTCTAAACCTATGATAAGCTACTACAGGGAAAAGGAGCGGATACGGTCAAAGGAGCTGATAGATAAGATAAACGACGGCTTTAGCGCAGCTCTTGTGACCGATGCCGGAACTCCGGGAATATCTGACCCCGGCGAGGTGCTTGTAAAAGACGCTATAGCAGCCGGAATTAACGTTATAGCTATACCCGGGGCCACAGCCCTCACGGCAGCTCTTTCCATATCAGGCCTACCCACAGGCAGATTTATGTTTGCCGGATTTCTTTCCAGCAAACCCTCTCACAGGAAAAAGCAGCTTATCGAGCTTAGGGGAGTTGACCACACATTGGTGTTTTATGAAGCTCCGCACAGAATCATGGAGTTCCTTGAGGATTTGCTTGACGTCTTTGGCGACCGGGAAATGTCCCTTTCCAGAGAAATCACAAAAATGTACGAAGAGACGCTAAGGGGTACTGTTGCAAACGTGCTTGAGGAGATTAAGGAGCGCACAATAGCGGGTGAATATGTAGCGGTGGTAGCTGGCATAGAGCCGGTAAGCGTTTCATTTGCTGATGCGCTAAAAGAGGTCAAGGGGCTAATCAGTGCCGGAGCAAAACGAAAACAGGCGGTTGAAGAGGTCTCTCTTGCAACCGGTATAAGCAAAAAACTCTTATACAAGGAAAGTTTGGAAACTGCGGAGTGA